The following are from one region of the Geoalkalibacter subterraneus genome:
- a CDS encoding NAD(P)/FAD-dependent oxidoreductase, whose translation MKKDILEKGAIIQRDKQTYAVAPHIPGGITNSDQLRKIADVAEKYQAQALKITSAQRIAIVGFDEKHIDAMWEDLGEKPGAAIGLCVRSVKICPGTTFCKRGQQDSVAVGLEMDEKYHGLELPWKFKMGVSGCINDCAEGCIKDVALIGTPKGWNVMVGGNGGAQPRVSQKLVEHVPTNEDALAIVDNLVQWFKQKDRRCRLGKLVEEMGIEEFRKATLG comes from the coding sequence ATGAAGAAGGATATTCTGGAAAAAGGCGCGATTATTCAGCGCGATAAGCAGACTTATGCTGTTGCTCCCCATATTCCCGGCGGCATCACCAATTCCGATCAGTTGCGTAAAATCGCCGATGTTGCGGAGAAGTATCAGGCCCAGGCCCTCAAGATCACCAGCGCTCAGCGCATCGCCATCGTCGGTTTCGACGAGAAGCATATCGATGCCATGTGGGAGGATCTCGGCGAGAAGCCCGGCGCCGCCATCGGTCTCTGTGTGCGTTCGGTGAAAATCTGCCCCGGCACCACCTTCTGCAAGCGCGGCCAGCAGGATTCCGTTGCGGTTGGGCTGGAGATGGACGAAAAATACCACGGTCTGGAACTGCCCTGGAAATTCAAAATGGGCGTTTCCGGGTGCATCAACGATTGCGCTGAAGGGTGCATCAAGGATGTTGCCCTGATCGGCACCCCCAAGGGGTGGAACGTTATGGTCGGTGGCAATGGCGGTGCCCAGCCCCGGGTGTCGCAGAAACTGGTCGAGCATGTGCCGACCAACGAGGACGCCCTCGCCATTGTCGATAACCTGGTGCAGTGGTTCAAGCAAAAGGATCGCCGCTGCCGCCTCGGCAAACTGGTCGAAGAGATGGGAATCGAGGAATTTCGCAAGGCAACCCTGGGATAA
- a CDS encoding response regulator transcription factor, producing the protein MNSNAAPRRILIVEDEVHIAGGLIFNLEQEGYAVHHVENGRDAFDLLDQEHFDLLVLDLMLPDISGLEICRHVRDYFPDILILMLTALGTDEDRIAGLAQGADDYLPKPFNLDEFLLRVKALLRRAPAAAAKPSPRFYRFGDNSVDLEQGLAHTPRGDFDLTDLEIKMLKVLIKKAGQVVSRAELLQEVWGVTPDTETRTLDNFVVRLRKYFEKNPARPVHIQTVRGRGYRFVRKQG; encoded by the coding sequence ATGAATTCAAACGCCGCACCTCGCCGCATCCTGATCGTGGAAGATGAGGTTCATATCGCCGGGGGATTGATTTTCAACCTCGAGCAGGAAGGCTACGCGGTGCATCATGTCGAGAACGGAAGGGACGCCTTCGATCTGCTGGATCAGGAGCATTTTGACCTGCTGGTTCTCGATCTGATGCTGCCGGACATCTCCGGGCTGGAGATCTGCCGCCATGTGCGCGATTATTTTCCCGACATTCTGATCCTGATGCTGACCGCGCTCGGAACGGATGAAGACCGGATTGCCGGGCTTGCCCAGGGCGCAGACGACTACCTTCCCAAACCCTTCAACCTCGACGAGTTTCTGCTGCGGGTCAAAGCACTGCTGAGACGCGCCCCTGCAGCGGCGGCAAAACCGTCACCCCGCTTCTATCGATTCGGCGATAACAGCGTTGACCTGGAGCAGGGCCTTGCCCACACGCCCCGCGGCGATTTCGACCTGACGGATCTGGAAATAAAGATGCTCAAGGTGCTGATCAAAAAAGCGGGACAGGTTGTTTCCCGGGCCGAATTGCTGCAGGAGGTGTGGGGGGTGACTCCGGACACGGAAACCCGGACATTGGACAATTTCGTGGTGCGGCTGCGTAAATACTTTGAAAAAAACCCCGCCCGGCCGGTTCATATTCAAACCGTACGCGGGCGGGGTTATCGTTTCGTAAGAAAGCAGGGATAA
- a CDS encoding sensor histidine kinase: protein MKLFGRIINPLIALIGIQLAWVLVVLVWIRWFLGNQQTLRAVAERYSPEFLDNNLNWFLLAEGLLLLILILVGVYVIFLYWRRQVALYREQKKFISQVTHELKSPLASLQLHLETIKRRKPSPEKLDEFVDTMLSDTQRLHGLINNMLTANRLELKGPRLILKKGNLSHFVQHYFKENGKKLPDGTELETDIEPNLYSRFEAESLGIVLRNILENAVVYSDGPARIRVSLSADDHRCHLVVTDQGRGLNEVERKKVFRMFYRAERGNERIPGTGLGLFISRAIVARHRGKIRIESAGPGQGCSVHITLPRVTES from the coding sequence TTGAAACTTTTCGGCAGAATTATCAATCCACTGATCGCCCTGATCGGCATTCAGCTCGCCTGGGTGCTGGTCGTCCTGGTCTGGATCCGCTGGTTTCTCGGCAACCAGCAGACCCTGCGCGCCGTCGCGGAGAGATACAGTCCGGAATTCCTCGACAACAACCTTAACTGGTTTCTGCTGGCGGAAGGGCTCCTTCTGCTGATCCTGATTCTGGTGGGCGTCTATGTCATCTTCCTGTACTGGCGGCGGCAGGTGGCGCTTTACCGGGAGCAGAAAAAATTCATCTCCCAGGTGACCCACGAACTCAAATCCCCCCTGGCCTCCCTGCAACTGCACCTGGAAACCATCAAGCGGCGAAAGCCCTCGCCGGAAAAGCTTGACGAGTTCGTCGACACCATGCTGTCAGACACCCAGCGCCTGCATGGGTTGATCAACAACATGCTGACCGCCAACCGCCTGGAGCTTAAAGGCCCTCGGTTGATTCTCAAAAAAGGCAACCTTTCGCACTTTGTGCAGCACTACTTTAAAGAGAACGGCAAAAAACTGCCGGATGGCACTGAACTGGAAACGGATATCGAGCCGAATCTGTACAGCCGGTTTGAAGCCGAGTCCCTGGGAATCGTCCTCCGCAACATTCTCGAAAATGCGGTCGTCTACAGTGACGGGCCGGCGCGCATCCGGGTCTCCCTCAGCGCAGACGACCATCGATGCCATCTTGTTGTGACGGACCAGGGGCGCGGCCTCAACGAGGTGGAGCGCAAGAAAGTTTTCCGCATGTTCTACCGCGCCGAGCGGGGCAATGAACGCATCCCCGGCACGGGACTGGGACTGTTCATCTCCCGCGCCATCGTTGCCCGCCACCGGGGAAAGATCCGAATCGAGAGCGCCGGCCCCGGGCAGGGGTGCAGCGTTCACATCACCCTTCCCCGCGTCACGGAGTCCTGA
- a CDS encoding NAD(P)H-dependent flavin oxidoreductase, with product MNKSLTIGKHRVPFPLLQGGMGVRVSGGRLAGHVALCGGVGIVATAGIGLNSPHYSGKNYFPANEQALRDEIRLAYEIAPDGVIGTNCMVAVSDYDDQVRISCEAGAKLIVSGAGLPLSLPGLTADFPDVALVPIVSSLKAAQLIARKWKKSFNRLPDAVVVEDPDTAGGHLGEKIENIGFGAYDQYATVRAVKAYFRDEHGLDIPIIAAGGIWDRQDVEHALREGADGVQMASRFVCTEECDAEPAFKKAYLDCRQEDIGLIMSPAGLPGRAIKKNVEQVRERDLGVDLYCPSACLKKCSYKEGRERFCIVHALDRAQRGDVDTGLVFCGTNAWKADRITTVQAIFDELFDLADGLPVSQAANG from the coding sequence ATGAACAAAAGCCTGACCATCGGCAAACACCGTGTTCCCTTTCCCCTGCTGCAAGGCGGCATGGGAGTCCGGGTATCCGGCGGGCGTCTCGCCGGGCATGTCGCTCTTTGCGGAGGTGTCGGCATTGTCGCCACTGCCGGGATCGGCCTTAACAGCCCGCACTACAGCGGCAAGAATTACTTCCCTGCCAACGAGCAGGCGTTGCGCGACGAAATCCGTCTCGCCTATGAAATTGCGCCTGACGGCGTGATTGGCACCAACTGCATGGTGGCCGTCTCCGATTATGATGACCAGGTGCGCATCTCCTGCGAAGCGGGCGCCAAGCTTATCGTCAGCGGCGCGGGACTGCCCTTGAGCCTGCCGGGACTTACCGCGGATTTCCCGGACGTCGCGCTGGTTCCCATTGTTTCCTCGCTCAAAGCTGCCCAGCTGATTGCCCGCAAATGGAAAAAAAGCTTCAACCGCCTGCCTGACGCGGTCGTGGTTGAAGACCCTGATACCGCCGGCGGGCACCTCGGCGAAAAAATCGAAAATATCGGTTTCGGGGCCTACGATCAATATGCGACAGTGCGCGCCGTCAAAGCCTATTTCCGTGACGAACATGGCCTGGATATCCCGATCATCGCCGCCGGCGGCATCTGGGATCGCCAGGATGTCGAGCATGCGCTGCGCGAAGGGGCAGACGGCGTGCAGATGGCCAGCCGTTTCGTCTGCACCGAGGAGTGCGACGCGGAGCCTGCCTTCAAGAAGGCCTACCTCGATTGTCGTCAGGAAGATATCGGCTTGATCATGAGCCCCGCCGGTTTGCCGGGCCGCGCCATTAAAAAGAATGTCGAACAGGTCCGTGAACGTGACCTGGGGGTCGATCTCTACTGCCCATCCGCATGCCTGAAAAAATGTTCCTATAAGGAAGGGCGCGAGCGCTTCTGCATCGTCCACGCTCTGGACCGGGCTCAGCGCGGCGATGTGGACACCGGGCTGGTCTTCTGCGGCACCAATGCCTGGAAGGCCGACCGCATCACAACGGTACAGGCCATTTTCGACGAGCTTTTCGATCTGGCCGACGGGCTGCCCGTCAGCCAGGCGGCCAACGGTTGA
- a CDS encoding radical SAM/SPASM domain-containing protein has protein sequence MAAEKSDQKFIPKWIAWETTQRCNLNCVHCRCSSDMDAAEGDFTTEEAFKLIDDICEVSTPVLVLSGGEPLLREDIWDIAEYGTRKGLRMCMATNGTLITDEVCARMKAADIKMVSLSLDGSTAEIHDNFRNCPGAFEGVVRAAEIMKRNGIKFLINSSFTKRNQHDIGDTFKLAKSLGATAWYMFMIVPTGRGEDIMSELISKEDYEEILEWHYKQERQEDDILMRPTCAPHYYRIVPQMAKAEGVDFQRRSLTFSTGGGKGCIAAQTICLIDCFGNLKPCSYFHSSVGNVKQVPFKDLWFNSRVFNELRDASLFKGKCGECEFVNVCGGCRARADAVYGDYLQEEPFCSYIPPRTRKRMERESAELASKS, from the coding sequence ATGGCCGCTGAAAAATCGGATCAGAAGTTCATCCCCAAGTGGATTGCTTGGGAAACGACCCAGCGTTGCAACCTCAACTGTGTACATTGCCGCTGCTCATCGGACATGGATGCGGCCGAAGGCGATTTTACCACTGAAGAAGCTTTCAAGCTGATCGATGATATCTGTGAAGTCTCCACACCGGTCTTGGTGCTCTCCGGCGGCGAGCCGCTGCTGCGCGAGGATATCTGGGATATCGCCGAATACGGCACCCGCAAGGGGCTGCGCATGTGCATGGCGACCAATGGCACCCTCATCACCGATGAGGTCTGCGCCCGCATGAAGGCGGCCGACATCAAGATGGTATCCCTTTCACTGGATGGCTCAACCGCAGAGATTCACGACAATTTCCGCAATTGCCCCGGTGCTTTCGAAGGCGTGGTGCGTGCCGCCGAGATCATGAAGCGCAACGGCATCAAATTCCTGATCAACTCCTCGTTCACCAAGCGCAACCAGCACGATATCGGCGACACGTTCAAACTGGCGAAAAGTCTTGGTGCAACCGCATGGTATATGTTCATGATCGTGCCGACCGGCCGCGGTGAAGATATCATGTCGGAGCTGATCTCGAAAGAAGACTACGAAGAAATCCTCGAATGGCATTACAAGCAGGAGAGGCAGGAGGATGACATTCTCATGCGCCCCACCTGCGCGCCGCATTACTATCGCATTGTACCGCAGATGGCCAAGGCCGAAGGCGTCGACTTCCAGCGCCGCTCCCTGACATTTTCCACCGGCGGGGGCAAAGGCTGCATCGCGGCTCAGACCATCTGCCTGATCGATTGTTTCGGCAATCTCAAGCCCTGCTCCTATTTCCACTCCTCCGTCGGCAATGTCAAGCAGGTGCCTTTCAAGGACCTCTGGTTCAACAGCCGGGTGTTCAACGAGCTGCGTGACGCCAGCCTCTTCAAGGGCAAGTGCGGCGAGTGCGAATTCGTCAATGTCTGCGGCGGCTGCCGCGCACGGGCCGATGCGGTTTATGGCGACTATCTGCAGGAGGAACCGTTCTGCAGCTACATCCCGCCCCGTACGCGCAAGCGCATGGAGAGAGAATCGGCTGAATTGGCGTCCAAATCGTAG
- the hemE gene encoding uroporphyrinogen decarboxylase — MSDYRFIKACWGQPVDMTPVWLMRQAGRYLPQYMEVRRNVSFLELCKTPELAAEVTIQPIDYLGADAAILFSDILTPVEPMGLKLDFAPGPVFENPVRTQADIDALRIPEMEEDVPYVLETIRILRREFEGRVPLIGFGGAPFTLACYMVEGKGSKDFAQIKRMMYAEPQMYAALMDKVTEMDRLYLNAQIEAGAQAIQIFDTWGGILSPVDYERYILPYTTRLIDGLNRQGVPVIHFVKGAGTMLELVKRAGSDVIGLDWHISLNKARTLLGTEVAVQGNLDPTVLYAQPEYIEQEVKRILDENGDRPGHIFNLGHGILPTVPPEHAKFMVECVHRLSAKG, encoded by the coding sequence ATGTCCGATTACCGTTTCATCAAGGCCTGCTGGGGCCAGCCCGTCGACATGACCCCCGTTTGGCTGATGCGCCAGGCCGGCCGCTATCTGCCCCAGTACATGGAGGTGCGCCGCAACGTCAGCTTTCTCGAACTGTGCAAAACGCCTGAGCTGGCTGCCGAGGTCACCATCCAGCCCATCGATTATCTCGGTGCCGACGCCGCCATCCTGTTTTCCGATATCCTCACGCCGGTTGAACCCATGGGCCTTAAGCTCGATTTCGCGCCCGGCCCGGTTTTCGAAAACCCGGTGCGGACCCAGGCCGACATCGACGCGCTGCGCATCCCCGAGATGGAAGAGGATGTTCCTTATGTGCTGGAGACGATCCGTATTCTGCGCCGCGAGTTTGAAGGCCGGGTGCCGTTGATCGGTTTTGGCGGCGCGCCCTTTACGCTGGCCTGCTATATGGTCGAAGGCAAGGGCAGCAAGGATTTCGCCCAGATCAAGCGCATGATGTACGCCGAGCCGCAGATGTACGCCGCCCTGATGGACAAGGTTACCGAGATGGACCGTCTCTATCTCAACGCCCAGATCGAGGCCGGAGCCCAGGCGATCCAGATTTTCGACACCTGGGGCGGCATCCTGTCGCCGGTGGATTACGAGCGCTACATTCTGCCTTACACCACCCGCCTGATCGATGGGCTGAACCGCCAGGGCGTGCCGGTCATCCATTTCGTCAAGGGCGCCGGGACCATGCTGGAGTTGGTCAAGCGGGCCGGCTCCGATGTCATCGGTCTCGATTGGCACATCTCCCTCAACAAGGCGCGCACCCTGCTGGGAACCGAGGTCGCCGTCCAGGGCAATCTCGATCCCACTGTGCTTTACGCTCAGCCGGAATATATCGAGCAGGAAGTCAAGCGGATTCTCGACGAGAACGGCGATCGCCCCGGCCATATCTTCAACCTGGGCCACGGCATTCTGCCGACAGTGCCTCCCGAGCACGCCAAATTCATGGTTGAGTGCGTACACCGGCTCAGCGCCAAAGGATAA
- the hemH gene encoding ferrochelatase: protein MKDETPRSPIGLVLLNMGGPDSLEAVEPFLYNLFCDRDLIQLPLGGLLQKPLARLISRKRARSVVENYRAIGGKSPLLAWTRTQAEGIAAALGEEVRPYVIMRYWSPRAEEVLEQMKADGITQAMVVSMYPHYTGATTGSSVKDFKRNAARVSPELRYRVIEQWYDWPGYLDALAARVREGLEKFPEELRSRVQIVFSAHALPQKFIDRGDPYLEHVLDTTRGVMKRVGNRSWRLGFQSRSGPVKWMEPDTVDVLDQLAEEGRPAVLMVPISFVSDHIETLHEIDIEYREHARNKGIEYFERTPSLNDHPDFIEAMADLVRKDLEQWR from the coding sequence ATGAAAGACGAAACCCCTCGAAGTCCCATCGGCCTCGTCCTGCTGAACATGGGCGGGCCCGATTCGCTGGAAGCGGTCGAGCCGTTTCTCTACAATCTGTTCTGCGACCGGGATCTGATTCAACTCCCGCTGGGTGGCCTGCTTCAGAAGCCGCTGGCGCGGCTGATCAGCCGCAAGAGAGCGCGTTCAGTGGTGGAAAACTATCGGGCCATCGGCGGTAAGTCTCCGCTGCTCGCTTGGACCCGGACGCAGGCCGAGGGGATCGCTGCCGCTCTCGGGGAGGAGGTTCGCCCCTATGTGATCATGCGTTACTGGTCGCCGCGCGCCGAGGAGGTTCTTGAACAGATGAAGGCCGACGGCATCACCCAGGCCATGGTTGTGTCCATGTACCCTCATTACACCGGCGCCACCACCGGCAGCAGCGTCAAGGACTTCAAACGGAATGCCGCGCGGGTGTCTCCCGAACTGCGCTACCGGGTGATCGAGCAATGGTATGACTGGCCTGGCTACCTCGACGCCCTGGCGGCGCGGGTGCGCGAAGGGCTGGAAAAGTTTCCCGAAGAGTTGCGCTCACGCGTGCAGATTGTGTTCAGTGCTCATGCTCTGCCGCAGAAATTCATCGACCGCGGCGACCCCTATCTTGAACACGTTCTCGATACCACCCGGGGCGTGATGAAAAGGGTTGGCAACAGATCCTGGCGGCTGGGCTTTCAGAGTCGCAGCGGTCCGGTCAAATGGATGGAGCCCGATACGGTCGATGTCCTCGACCAACTGGCCGAGGAGGGGCGCCCCGCGGTGTTGATGGTGCCGATCTCCTTTGTGTCGGACCACATCGAGACCCTGCACGAGATCGACATCGAGTACCGGGAGCATGCCCGCAATAAAGGGATCGAATATTTCGAGCGCACCCCCTCATTGAACGATCACCCGGATTTTATCGAGGCAATGGCGGATCTGGTGCGAAAGGACTTGGAGCAGTGGCGATGA
- a CDS encoding DnaJ C-terminal domain-containing protein — translation MAKDYYGVLGLSKDASTDQIKKAYRKLALKYHPDKNPGDKKAEDRFKEITEAYAVLSDPEKKKQYDQFGESDFHQRYSKEDIFRGFDVGDIFREFGFGTEDIFSHLFGGGGAHPRGATYGGTPHGRRIKGQDYTLRMTLPLREAVQGGERQVTYRHDGQQQSLKVRVPPGVETGSRLRVPGKGGPAPAGGQAGDLFLEIEVAPDPVFSREGNNLLVQVEVPFSGACLGTTIEVPTLQGTKKVKVPAGMKSGGRIRLKGYGVPAHKKRPQGDLYAVVGIKVPKTLTDKQKSLLEKLRKEGL, via the coding sequence ATGGCGAAAGACTATTACGGCGTGCTCGGCCTGAGCAAAGACGCCTCGACGGATCAGATCAAGAAGGCCTACCGCAAGCTGGCCCTGAAATATCACCCGGACAAGAATCCGGGCGACAAGAAAGCGGAGGACCGCTTCAAGGAGATCACCGAAGCCTATGCCGTTCTGAGCGACCCGGAGAAGAAGAAGCAGTACGATCAGTTCGGCGAGAGCGACTTCCACCAGCGCTACAGCAAGGAAGACATCTTTCGCGGCTTCGATGTGGGGGATATTTTCCGCGAGTTCGGCTTCGGCACCGAGGACATCTTCAGTCACCTGTTCGGTGGCGGTGGCGCCCACCCCCGCGGTGCGACCTACGGCGGCACGCCTCATGGAAGAAGAATCAAGGGGCAGGATTATACCCTGCGCATGACCCTGCCGCTGCGCGAAGCGGTTCAAGGGGGAGAGCGGCAGGTCACCTATCGCCACGACGGGCAGCAGCAGTCGTTGAAGGTGCGCGTCCCGCCGGGCGTTGAAACGGGGTCGCGCCTCAGGGTGCCGGGCAAAGGCGGACCGGCCCCGGCAGGCGGGCAGGCGGGAGACCTGTTTCTGGAGATCGAGGTGGCCCCTGATCCTGTTTTCTCAAGGGAGGGGAATAATCTGCTGGTGCAGGTCGAGGTGCCCTTCAGCGGTGCCTGCCTCGGCACCACCATCGAGGTGCCCACTCTGCAGGGAACGAAGAAAGTCAAGGTGCCCGCCGGCATGAAATCCGGCGGCAGAATCCGCCTCAAGGGCTACGGCGTCCCGGCCCACAAGAAAAGGCCGCAGGGCGATCTGTATGCAGTGGTTGGGATCAAGGTACCGAAAACCCTGACGGACAAGCAGAAGAGCCTGTTGGAGAAACTGCGTAAAGAAGGGTTGTAG
- the hemG gene encoding protoporphyrinogen oxidase: MTRVAVLGAGISGLSTAYLLQQAAAEAEIDLEITVLEKKSRTGGKIHSIKDEGFLCEWGPNGFLDSKPWTLELCDRIGARDKLLRSNDNARKRFIYSDGILNQLPENGPMFLKSKLISWPGKLRLACEMVIPPKRDDEDETLADFGRRRLGREALNKLIAPMVSGIFAGDPETMSLKSCFPRIHQLEQEYGGLLKAMIKLAKEKKEQRKQGKEVASAAGPGGVLTSFSGGIQELTDSVAAAFTGKVECDAAVTRIDRKQDGYDLKLENGKTVEAEIVVGAVPAHALSQMVDSLDDEIPDLLRDIPYAPMNVICFGYEREKISHDLNGFGYLIPRREGCSTLGTLWDSSIFPHRAPEGKVLLRSMMGGATNPTAINLSDRAVQQRTQADLKASMGITADPDFVRIFRHPRAIPQYTVGHSRRLAAINDRLQHYPGLFLTGNAFYGVGLNDCVNASNQVVERVMKFLAR, from the coding sequence ATGACCCGTGTTGCTGTTCTTGGAGCTGGAATTTCCGGTCTGTCCACCGCTTACCTCCTGCAGCAGGCCGCTGCTGAAGCCGAGATCGACCTTGAAATCACCGTGCTGGAGAAAAAATCGCGCACCGGCGGCAAGATTCACAGCATCAAGGATGAAGGCTTCCTGTGCGAGTGGGGCCCGAATGGATTTCTCGACAGCAAGCCCTGGACACTGGAGCTGTGCGACAGGATCGGCGCAAGGGATAAACTGCTGCGCTCCAACGACAACGCACGTAAGCGCTTCATTTACAGCGACGGGATTCTGAACCAGCTGCCGGAAAACGGTCCGATGTTTCTCAAGTCCAAGCTCATCTCCTGGCCCGGCAAGCTGCGCCTGGCCTGTGAAATGGTCATCCCCCCCAAACGGGACGATGAGGATGAAACCCTCGCTGATTTCGGACGGCGCCGCCTCGGCCGCGAAGCGCTCAATAAACTGATTGCGCCCATGGTTTCCGGCATTTTTGCCGGCGACCCTGAAACCATGAGTCTCAAGAGCTGCTTCCCCCGCATCCACCAGTTGGAGCAGGAGTATGGCGGACTGCTCAAAGCGATGATCAAGCTCGCCAAAGAGAAGAAGGAGCAGCGCAAGCAGGGCAAAGAAGTGGCCAGCGCCGCAGGCCCCGGGGGCGTGTTGACCTCCTTTTCCGGGGGCATTCAGGAACTGACCGATTCAGTGGCCGCCGCATTTACCGGCAAGGTCGAGTGCGACGCAGCGGTGACGCGCATCGACCGCAAGCAGGATGGGTATGACCTGAAGCTGGAGAACGGTAAGACCGTCGAGGCGGAAATCGTCGTTGGCGCAGTCCCTGCCCATGCCCTGTCGCAGATGGTCGATTCCCTGGATGACGAAATCCCCGATCTGCTGCGGGATATTCCCTATGCGCCCATGAATGTCATCTGCTTCGGTTATGAGCGCGAAAAGATCAGCCACGATCTGAACGGCTTCGGCTACCTGATCCCCCGGCGTGAGGGCTGCTCCACCCTTGGAACCCTGTGGGATTCCAGCATCTTCCCGCATCGCGCCCCGGAAGGCAAGGTGCTGCTGCGCTCCATGATGGGGGGCGCCACCAACCCGACCGCCATCAATCTCTCCGACCGCGCGGTGCAGCAGCGCACCCAGGCCGATCTCAAAGCTTCCATGGGGATTACGGCCGATCCGGATTTTGTACGGATCTTCCGCCACCCCCGCGCTATTCCTCAGTACACCGTTGGTCATTCCCGGCGCCTTGCCGCCATCAATGACCGGCTTCAGCACTATCCGGGGCTGTTCCTGACCGGAAATGCCTTCTACGGGGTAGGCCTCAACGATTGCGTCAATGCCTCTAACCAGGTGGTCGAGCGTGTGATGAAATTTCTGGCGCGCTGA
- a CDS encoding TetR/AcrR family transcriptional regulator, whose translation MEAQRLRKIDPQEKVRAVLTTARRLFVEHGYHSVSIPMIVRESRVSTGAIYHHFGNKEQLARRIYDETLSEFQEMLEQRLTGQADVLSQLRAFGKLLVDVAQSDPEMMRYMLFLNHGEFLSSCPPICSSAPFRWVQETIRNGVADGTLRSDHPFVAAASFIGAILRTIELNYQGVIIEPLDTLISPILDHALRAVRA comes from the coding sequence ATGGAAGCCCAGAGACTGCGCAAAATTGATCCCCAGGAAAAGGTCCGGGCAGTGCTCACCACTGCACGCCGCCTTTTCGTTGAACACGGTTACCATTCGGTTTCCATCCCCATGATTGTTCGGGAGTCCCGTGTCAGTACCGGAGCGATCTACCATCACTTCGGCAACAAGGAGCAACTGGCGCGCAGGATCTATGACGAGACGCTCTCCGAATTTCAGGAGATGCTCGAACAACGTCTCACAGGGCAGGCCGATGTCCTGTCACAATTGCGCGCTTTCGGGAAGCTGCTGGTGGATGTGGCCCAGAGTGACCCGGAAATGATGCGCTACATGCTGTTTCTCAATCACGGCGAATTTCTCAGCTCCTGTCCGCCCATCTGTTCTTCCGCTCCTTTCCGCTGGGTGCAGGAAACCATCCGCAACGGCGTTGCCGACGGCACCCTGCGATCCGACCATCCCTTTGTTGCCGCCGCTTCATTCATCGGCGCCATTCTGCGCACCATTGAACTCAACTACCAGGGGGTCATTATCGAACCCCTCGACACCCTGATCTCCCCCATTCTCGACCACGCCCTGCGTGCCGTGCGCGCATAA